In Chlorocebus sabaeus isolate Y175 chromosome 11, mChlSab1.0.hap1, whole genome shotgun sequence, one DNA window encodes the following:
- the LOC103238805 gene encoding mitochondrial import receptor subunit TOM5 homolog, which translates to MFRIEGLAPKLDPEEMKRKMREDVISSIRNFLIYVALLRVTPFILKKLDSI; encoded by the coding sequence ATGTTCCGGATTGAGGGCCTCGCGCCGAAGCTGGACCCGGAGGAGATGAAACGGAAGATGCGCGAGGATGTGATCTCTTCCATACGGAACTTTCTCATCTACGTGGCCCTGCTGCGAGTCACTCCATTTATCTTAAAGAAATTGGACAGCATATGA